The Bacteroidia bacterium genomic interval ATCATGCGTTCGTAATCCATGGCCGTATGGCCTCTATCAGGGCCTATTTGCACCTCGAAGCTCTTTCTGGCTCTCTGTAAGGCCTGTATAAGCTGCAAGGAGTTGGAAGGGTGAACATTGTTGTCATTGGTTCCATAATAGATCATCAGGCGTCCTTGAAGATCCTGCGCATAATTCATAAGACTGGACGCCTCATAACCTTCTTCATTATTTTCCAGAAGATTCATGTAGCGCTCGGTATAGATATTATCATAGTTTCTCCAATCCGTTACCGCTGAATTTGCAACTGCTACATGGAAAACCTCTGGATGTCTGAGCAAACAGGTCGCTGCAGTTGTTCCTCCATAAGAAGTGCCATAAACCCCTACACGATCTTTGTCAAAATAGGGCCGATCGTAGAGTGATTTTACGCCTTCTGCAAAGTCATCCATTTCCACTATTCCCAGATTTCCATAGAGCGCATCCAGAAAATGCTTGCCTCTGCCTCCGGTATTTCTACCATCAATATCTGCAACCAAAAATCCGTATTCCGTAAGGGGATTGGGATAAGCAAAATTTTCTCTAAACTCATTGGTACCGGGCCCTCCATAATTTGCTAGAAGAAGGGGATACTTTTTATTGGGATCAAAATTGGAGGGGAAATGCAGCATACCATGAAGTTTGGTTTTCCCGTCTGCAGAAGTGAAGGTAAATACTTCAACTTTCTTCAACCCCAATTCCTTAAACGTGCTCTCATCGCTTTGTGCCAGCTCTGCGATTACTTTTCCCTTTGCATTCACCAATTGGGTGAAAGGAGGGATGTCATGCGTTTGAGCTACATCAACAAAATACTTTCCATCAGGAGATATAGTTACCAAATGGTTGAAAGCAGGATCTGTTAGGCGCACATCATTTTCTCCGTTCAAGTCCACCCGATGAAGCTGTTGCTTCATGTGATTATCTCCGGAACGAGCCATATAAAACAATTGACCAGCTTCTTCATCAACTTTCACGATGCGTCCTACTTCAAACTCATGCTCACTTAAAGGGTTGATCAGTCCGTCGGCAAAAGAATAGAGGTAGTAGTTTTTAAAACCGCTTCTCTCAGATGCCCAGATAAATCGCTTGCCATCTTCAAGGATATGCATCTCTGGAGTATTTTTCGTAAAGCTTTTGAGCCACTCCTCTCTAACAACTATGCGGGATTTTCCAGTTGTTGGATCTGCCGCACAATACTCCATGATATCCTGTTTTCTATTAGTCCTGTGATAGAGCAATTCCTTTCCATCCGGAGACCATTCAATTCCATAGAGATAGG includes:
- a CDS encoding DPP IV N-terminal domain-containing protein, with protein sequence MNHKGLIYLIGILFFLPFQIQAQDRLKKMPGYEQYKQVAPQIYSSVKMGRLSVEWSEDGKSFEYAKDGRQWSYDVKKKKATDIGKAKARQGRRRWNGPARGRQYSSAKSPDGSLKAYTHERNMYISKADGSESYAITTDGNMDNQLKYGIATWVYGEELSQNTAMWWSPDGKKIAFYRFNEKGSKKYYVLYHQTKIQDSVEIEAYPKVGAQNLPVDLMVYDLESKETVLLDTREGKAFSDDHPGTYLYGIEWSPDGKELLYHRTNRKQDIMEYCAADPTTGKSRIVVREEWLKSFTKNTPEMHILEDGKRFIWASERSGFKNYYLYSFADGLINPLSEHEFEVGRIVKVDEEAGQLFYMARSGDNHMKQQLHRVDLNGENDVRLTDPAFNHLVTISPDGKYFVDVAQTHDIPPFTQLVNAKGKVIAELAQSDESTFKELGLKKVEVFTFTSADGKTKLHGMLHFPSNFDPNKKYPLLLANYGGPGTNEFRENFAYPNPLTEYGFLVADIDGRNTGGRGKHFLDALYGNLGIVEMDDFAEGVKSLYDRPYFDKDRVGVYGTSYGGTTAATCLLRHPEVFHVAVANSAVTDWRNYDNIYTERYMNLLENNEEGYEASSLMNYAQDLQGRLMIYYGTNDNNVHPSNSLQLIQALQRARKSFEVQIGPDRGHTAMDYERMMEFFIENLVLEDKLSR